CCAACTACCGTCCGCAGTTTTACTTCCGCACCACCGATGTCACGGGCACCGTTGTTCTGCCTGAAGGCACCGAAATGGTGATGCCGGGTGATAACATCACGATGGAAGTTGAGTTGCTTGCTCCGATCGCCATGGACGAGGGTCTGCGCTTCGCTATTCGCGAAGGCGGGCGGACCGTCGGTGCCGGTGTCGTCGCTTCAATTGTCGAATAAATAAGGTCGTAAAAGATGGAACACCAGAATATCCGTATCCGCTTGAAAGCATTTGATCACCGCGTCCTCGATCAATCTGCCGGCGAGATCATCAATACGGCAAAAAGGACCGGCGCTGATGTTCGCGGGCCGATCCCGCTGCCGACGCGCATTGAGAAATTCACGGTTCTGCGTTCGCCCTTCATCGACAAGAAGTCACGCGAGCAGTTTGAAATTCGTACCCACAAGCGGGTGCTAGATATTATTGACCCGACACCGCAAACAGTGGACGCGCTGATGAAGCTCGACCTAGCTGCCGGTGTTGATGTCGAGATTAAACTTTAAGCCAAGGGTTAGGGACTTAAGCTATGCGTACAGGTCTTATCGCGCAAAAAGTTGGTATGTCGCGTGTTTTCGCCGATGACGGACGTCACATCCCCGTCACCGTGCTGAAGGTCGACAATTGCCAGGTGGTTTCACAGCGCACCGAAGAAAAAGATGGCTACTGCGCTATCCAGCTCGGCGTTGGCAATGCCAAGGTCAAGCGGGTTTCAAAGGCCATGCGTGGTCATTTTGCGGCAGCCAAGGTCGAGCCCAAAAGACGGCTTGAAGAATTCCGCATACCCGCAGATGCGATGGTTGACGTCGGCGCTGAACTTTCCGCCGCTCACTTCGTTGCCGGACAGTATGTCGATGTTTCAGGAACCAGTATCGGTAAGGGTTTTGCCGGTGCCATGAAGCGCCATAATTTTAGCGGCCTGCGTGCTTCCCACGGTGTTTCGATTTCCCACCGTTCACACGGTTCTACTGGTCAGTGTCAAGACCCTGGTCGTGTGTTCAAGGGCAAGAAAATGGCCGGTCACATGGGCGCTGTTCAGGTTACCACCCAAAATCTGGAAGTTGTTTCCACCGATAGCGAACGCGGCCTGATTTTGATTAAAGGAGCCGTCCCCGGTTCCAAGGGCGGATATGTCCGTATTTTCGATTCGGTCAAGCGCACCAATACCCTGGAGCTGCCTTTCCCGGCGGCTCTGGTTGGTGATGAAGCCCCGGTTGAAGAAGAAGTAGTCGAAGAAGTCGCGACGGAAGAAGTCGTGGCCGAAGAAGCAATCGTGGAAGAAGCGGTTGTCGAAGCTCCGGCTGAGGAAACTCCGGCTGAGGAAGCTCCCGTTGAGGAAGCGCCTGCTGAAGATGCCGAGACGAAGGAAGAATAAGCTATGAAGTGCGACGTCATCAGTTTAGAGAACAAAAAGGTCGGCTCTGTCGATCTTGACGAAGCTGTATTCGGTACAGCGGTTCGTGCCGACCTTATGTCGCGTTACGTCAATTGGCAGCTTGCCAAGCGTCGCAGCGGCAATCACAAGGTCAAGACCCGTTCGGAAGTTCAGGGCACCACGGCCAAACCCTTCAAGCAGAAGGGCACCGGTAATGCACGCCAGGGTTCCAAGCGCGCCCCGCAGCTTCGTGGCGGCGGTGTTGTTTTTGGCCCGCACGTTCGCGATCACGGTTTTGGTCTGCAGAAAAAGGTTCGCAGGCTGGCATTGAAATCCGCCCTGTCATCGAAGCAGGCCGAAGGCAAACTGGTTGTCCTTGACAATGCCAAGATGAAGAACCCGAAAACCGCTGACCTGATTAAAAACCTTGGCAAACTTGGCTGGGGTAAAGCCCTGGTTATTGACGGCAACGAACTGGATAACAACTTCCAGCTCGCCGCCAGAAACGTCATGGGTCTGAACGTCCTGCCAAGTCAGGGCGCAAATGTTTACGACATCCTGCGCAGCGATACCCTGGTGTTGACCAAGGATGCCATTGACAAGCTTGTGGAGCGTTTGAAATGAGCCTGAGCAAATACAACGGCAAGGCGAACCCGAGTCCGGAGCGTAAGTTTGAGCTGCTTCGCGCGCCGATCATTACGGAAAAATCGACCCTGCTTTCAGAATTCAACCAGGTCAGCTTCCGCGTCCCCATGGATGCCAGCAAGCCTGAAATCAAAGCCGCCGTTGAAGACCTGTTCAAGGTCAACGTGACGGCTGTGAACACACTCATTGCCAAGGGCAAGACCAAGAAATTTCGCGGTCGCGCCGGCAAACGGATCGACACCAAGAAAGCCATCATTACGCTGGCCGAAGGTCAGTCCATTGATGTTTCGACGGGGGTTTAAAGTCTAATGGCACTCAAACAATTTAAACCGACTACACCTGGTCGACGTGGTTTAGTCCTCGTCAGCCGTGAAGGTCTGTGGAAAGGCAAGCCCGAAAGGGCGTTGACCGAAGGTCTTCGCAAGAAAGGTGGCCGCAACAACACCGGTCGCATCACCGCCCGTCGTCGTGGTGGCGGACACAAGCGCCGCTACCGGATTATTGACTTCAAGCGCAACAAGCTTGATGTCGTCGGCACCGTTGAACGGCTGGAGTACGACCCCAACCGCACCGCCTTTATCGCCCTGATCAATTACGATGATGGTGAGCGCGCTTACATCATTGCGCCGCAACGTCTGACTGTTGGTGACAAGGTTGTCTCCGGCGAACAGGTTGATATTAAGCCTGGCAACGCCATGCCCATGAAAAATATCCCTGTTGGAACGATCATTCATAACGTCGAGTTGAAACTCGGAAAAGGAGCGCAAATTGCGCGTTCTGCAGGCACTTACGTGCAGCTGATTGGTAAGGATCAGGGCTACGCCCAGCTTCGCCTCAGCTCTGGCGAACTGCGTATGGTTCGCGGCGAATGCATGGCTACCATCGGCGCCGTGTCCAACCCGGATCAGCAAAATATCAAACTCGGCAAGGCCGGACGTAACCGCTGGCTGGGCAAACGCCCATCTGTCCGCGGTGTCGCCATGAACCCGGTTGACCATCCCCATGGTGGTGGTGAAGGCCGGACATCTGGTGGTCGTCATCCGGTGACCCCTTGGGGCAAGCCGACCAAAGGCAAGCGTACACGTAGCAACAAAAAGACGGATCGCATGATTATGCGCCGCCGTCGCAGCAAGAAGTAGGAGGCCGTTTTGGCTCGTTCCATTTGGAAAGGTCCGTTTGTAGACGGATACCTTCTTAAAAAAGCAGAAACCAGTCGCGCCAGCGGCCGTAACGAGGTTATCAAAACCTGGTCGCGACGTTCCACGATACTGCCGCAGTTCGTTGGATTGACCTTCGGCGTCTACAACGGTCGCAAGTTCATTCCGGTTCTGATTACCGAAGACATGATTGGTCACAAGATGGGCGAGTTCTCACCGACCCGCACCTACCTTGGCCACACCGCCGACAAGAAGGCGAGGAGGATTTAAATCATGGGTAAGAAATCAGCTCCACGGCCTTACGCCGATAACGAAGCAATGGCTTATTCCAAGCACATGCGGGTCAGTGCCCAGAAACTGAATCTGGTTGCAACACAGATCCGTGGCATGGACTGCGAAACGGCAATGGCTGAATTGCAGTTCTCCAAACGTCGTATTGCCGGTGATGTCAAAAAAGTTCTCGAATCGGCAATCGCAAATGCCGAAAACAACCACGACCTGGACGTCGACAGACTTTTTGTCGCCGAAGCCACCGTGGGCCGGACAATGGTTATGAAACGCTGGAGGGCCCGCGCTCGTGGCCGTACCGGTAAAATTCTTAAACCCTTCAGCAATTTGCGCGTCATTGTGCGCGAGCGTGAGGAGACCGTCTAAATGGGTCAAAAAGTAAACCCGATCAGCCTCAGGCTGGGAATTATCCGCACCTGGGATTCCCGTTGGTATGCAGAAGACAACTATGCGGAATTCCTGCATGAAGACTTAAGCATTCGCAAGTATCTGATGGAACGTCTGGCCCAGGCCGGTGTTTCAAAGGTTGTCATCGAACGTCCGGCCAAGAAAGCGCGGATTACGGTTCATACGGCTCGTCCGGGCGTTATCATCGGCAAGAAAGGCGCTGACATTGAAATCCTGCGCAAAGATATCTCGAAGCTGACGGGCTCGGAAGTGCACGTCAACATCGTTGAAATCCGCAAGCCCGAAATCGATGCCCAGCTTGTCGCCGCAAACGTTGCCCAGCAGATGGAACGTCGTGTTTCCGTCCGTCGCGCCATGAAGCGGGTCGTTCAGTCGGCTATGCGTCTCGGTGCTGAAGGCATTCGCATTTATTGTTCCGGCCGATTGGGTGGTGCTGAAATCGCCCGCGACGTCTGGTACCACGAGGGTCGCGTACCGTTGCATACGTTCCGCGCCCACATCGATTACGGCACGGCCACCGCGCGCACCACGTATGGCGCTTGCGGCGTTAAGGTCTGGATCTACAAGGGTGAAATTATGGCCCACGATCCGATGGCCATGGAAAAACAGGTTATTGAATCTCAGCCGGCTCGCTAAGGCGGCCAAGTTTAAGAGTTAAGCGAAAGCAAAACGATGCTAAGTCCAAAACGTACAAAATATCGCAAGGCACACAAAGGCCGCATTCACGGGAATGCAAAAGGCGGCACCGAGCTTAATTTCGGTGCTTATGGCCTGAAGGCGACAACGCCTGAACGCGTCACCGCGCGTCAGATCGAAGCTGCCCGTCGCGCCATGACCCGTCACATGAAGCGTGCCGGTCGTGTCTGGATCCGGATTTTCCCGGACGTCCCGGTTTCCAAAAAGCCGCCTGAAGTGCGTCAGGGTAAGGGTAAGGGCTCCGTCGAATTTTGGGCCGCCCGCGTCAAACCTGGTCGCATCATGTTTGAAGTCGATGGCGTTTCAATGGCCGTCGCCAAAAAGGCTTTCGAGCTTGCCGCTGCTAAATTGCCGCTTGGTACGCGTTTCGTAACGCGCCTTGGCGAGGAGGATTAGGACCATGAGTAAAGGAATGAAACCAGCTGATTTGCGCGCCAATTCCGATGATCAGTTGAAAGATGAACTGATCGGCCTTCGCAAGGAGTCCTTCAATCTTCGCTTTCAGGCCGCTAGCGGCCAATTAGAGAACACTGCAAGATGCCGCCAGGTAAGCCGTGGCATCGCGCGTATTAAAACCATTCTTGGCGAGCGTGATAACGCTTCCAAGGCCGCTTCGTAAGAATTGAGGTAACGACAGATGCCCAAGCGAATACTGCAAGGAGTCGTGGTTAGCGACAAAATGGACAAGACCGTGACCGTCAAGGTCGAACGTCGGTTCAAGCACCCGCTCTACAAGAAATTTATCCGTCGCTCGAAAAAGTACGCGGCGCATGATGAAAACAACGTGGTCAAAATTGGCGATGTGGTGAGAATCCGCGAATGTCGTCCGATTTCAAAGCGCAAGACATGGGAAGTCGTCACCGAGACTGCTTAAATCCGTAGTCTTTTGAGTGAACGAATAGAGGAATGAGAAAATGATCCAAGTGGAAACTAACTTGGCCGTTGCCGACAACTCCGGCGCCCGTCGGGTTCAGTGCATCAAGGTGCTCGGTGGCTCCAAGCGCCGTTATGCTTCCGTCGGTGATGTCATCGTTGTCTCCATCAAAGAGGCAATTCCCCGCGCCCGCGTCAAAAAGGGCGATGTGGTGCAGGCTGTCGTTGTTCGTACGGCCAAGGATATCAATCGTGAAGACGGAACGACCATCCGCTTCGACAATAATGCTGCCGTGCTTATCAACAAGCAGGGCGAACCCATCGGCACCCGTATTTTCGGCCCGGTGACCCGTGAATTACGCGCCAAGAAATATATGAAGATTATTTCTTTGGCGCCTGAAGTTCTTTGATTAGGTGACTCTGAAAATGGCTCAGAAAATGCGAATGAAAAAGGGCGACCAAGTCATCGTCCGTACCGGCAAAGACAAGGGAAAGAGCGGAGAAGTTCTGCGCACGATCCCGAAGGAGAACCGTGCCTTGGTGCAGGGTGTGAACATGATCAAGCGTCACACGCGCCCGACCCAGGCATCAGCTGGTGGGATCGTCGAGAAAGAAGCCACGATCCATATCTCCAATTTGGCTCAAATCGATCCGAAAGACAGTAAACCGACGCGGACTGGCGTCAAGGTACTCAAAGATGGTCGCAGGGTCCGCTTCGCAAAGCGGTCCGGCGAAGTCATCGACAAATAGCGGATGCAGAAATAATGGCACGTTTACAAGAACATTACGAAACGACGATCCGTCCGACCTTACAGGACGAGTACAAGTACAAGAGCTCAATGCAGGTTCCGAAACTTGAAAAGATCGTCCTTAACATGGGCGTTGGTGAAGCTTCCCAGGACAAGAAGCTGATCAAAGGCGCCCTTGAAGACATGGCTTTGATCAGTGGTCAAAAGCCGGTTGTCACCAAAGCCAAGAAGTCGATCGCCACCTACAAGTTGCGCGATGGCATGACCGTTGGCTGCAAGGTGACCCTGCGCAATGAGCGCATGTACGAATTCCTGGACCGGCTGGTCAACATTGCGTTGCCCCGTGTCCGCGATTTCCGTGGTTTGAATGGCAAAAGTTTTGACGGCAAAGGCAACTACGCCATGGGCGTCAAGGAACAGATCATTTTTCCCGAGATTGATTATGACAAGGTCGACCGCGTACGCGGCATGGACATCATCATCTGCACAACCGCCAACAGCGACGACGAAGCAAGATCCCTGCTTAGGGGCTTTGATCTGCCGTTCAAAGGCGAAGCAACCGGAGAGAACAAGTAATGGCTAAGAAAAGCGTTGTTGAGAGGAACAAGAAGCGTGAAAGGCTGGCAGCCAAGTTTGCTTCCCGTCGCGCTTCCCTGAAAGCACAAGCCAAGGACCCAGCACTGTCCCTGGAAGAGCGTTTTGAAGCCCGTTTGAAATTGGCCGAAATTCCGCGTAATGCGTCGCCTGTCCGGCAACGCCTACGCTGTAAATTAAGCGGCCGTCCCCGTGGCAATTATCGCAAGTTCAAACTTTCGCGTATTGCCCTTCGTGATTTAGCATCCACCGGTCAAATTCCCGGCATGGTTAAGTCGAGCTGGTAGGAGAGGTACGAATATGTCTATGACCGATCCCTTGGGTGATATGCTTACGCGTATCCGTAATGGCCAACAGGCCCGTAAAAGCACCGTTTTGGCGCCAGCTTCCAAGCTGCGTTCAAACGTGCTTGAAGTCCTCAAGCGTGAGGGTTTCATTCGCGGCTTCAGCCAGGAAGAAATTCGCCCCGGAATCAATGAACTGACGATCGAGCTTAAGTATCACGAGGGTGACCCCGTGATCCGCGAGATATCTCGAGTGTCGACCCCCGGTTGCCGCGTTTACTCGAAAATCAAGGACCTGACCCGTGTTTATAACGGTCTTGGTATCTCGATCCTTTCGACCCCGCGCGGTGTTATGTCCGATGCCGAAGCACGCGATGCCAATGTTGGCGGCGAAGTGCTTTGCCAGGTCTTTTAGGATAGGACGAACCACATGTCTCGAATTGGTAATAATCCTGTTGAAGTTCCCGAAGGCGTTGATGTCGCCGTGGTTGGACAGCAAGTCACAGCAAAAGGCAAGCTCGGTGAGATTTCCTTTACATTGTCTGACGACGTTGATATCAGCCGGGAAGAAAATAAGGTCTTGGTTAAGCCCCGCGGTACTTCCATCCGTGCCCGCAAGATGTGGGGAACGGCGCGAGCCGTTATCAACAATCTTGTTGTTGGTGTTTCGGAAGGCTTTACCCGCAACCTGGAAATCAATGGTGTTGGTTATCGCGCCCAGATTCAGGGTAGCGAACTGATCATGCAACTTGGCTACAGCCACGAGGTTCGCCATCCTGTTCCCGAGGGCATCACTATCAAGTGTCCCGATCAGACCCACATCACCATCGAAGGCGTTGATAAGCAGAAAGTCGGTCAAACGGCTGCTGAAATTCGCGCCTATCGCCCGCCAGAACCCTACAAGGGCAAAGGCATCAAGTACGCCGACGAATACGTTCGGCGCAAAGAAGGCAAGAAGAAGTAAGTCATGGCTCATTCAAAGCAACTCTTCGAACGCCGCAAGGGCCGCAATCGGGTCCAGATCCGGCGTGCTGGCGGAAGCCGTCCGCGTTTATCCGTATTCCGTTCGGGCAAGCACATCTATGCCCAGATTATCGATGACACGCAGGGCGTTACCCTGGCCGCGGCATCAAGCGTCGATAAGGATTTACGCACCAAGGTCAAGACCGGCGCCGACAAGACAGCAGCCACCGAAGTTGGCAAGCTTGTCGCCGAGCGTGCTGTCAAGGCTGGCATCAAGGACGTGGTCTTCGACCGCGGCGGATATAAATATCACGGTCGGGTAAAAGCCCTGGCCGATGCGGCTCGCGAAGCCGGTTTGTCATTCTAGGAGCGCTATTTTTATGGCACAGACACCGACACCTAAAAGAGATGATCGCCGCCCCGGCCGTGGTCGTGGCAGGAACAAGGAAGAGCAGTCTCGTGATGACGAGCTGATCGACAAACTTGTTCATATCAACCGTGTTGCCAAAGTGGTCAAGGGCGGCCGTCGTTTTTCCTTTGCCGCCTTGGTCGTTGCCGGTGACGGCAGTGGTCGCGTTGGTTTTGGCACCGGCAAAGCCCGCGAAGTTCCTGAAGCCATTCGTAAGGCTACGGATCAGGCAAAGCGTGAAATGATCCACGTGCCGCTGCGTGATGGTCGCACCCTTCATCATGATGTTGAAGGCAACTTCGGCGCCGGCAAGGTTGTTCTGCGTAGCGCCCCTCCGGGTACCGGTATTATTGCCGGTGGTCCCATGCGTGCTGTCTTTGAAGCCATGGGCGTGCAGGATGTGGTTACCAAATCTATTGGTACAGCCAATCCCCATAACATGATCAAGGCGACCTTCAAGGCGCTGCAAAACAGTTCCTCACCGCGCAGTGTTGCCGCG
The DNA window shown above is from Rhodospirillaceae bacterium and carries:
- the tuf gene encoding elongation factor Tu (EF-Tu; promotes GTP-dependent binding of aminoacyl-tRNA to the A-site of ribosomes during protein biosynthesis; when the tRNA anticodon matches the mRNA codon, GTP hydrolysis results; the inactive EF-Tu-GDP leaves the ribosome and release of GDP is promoted by elongation factor Ts; many prokaryotes have two copies of the gene encoding EF-Tu), encoding NYRPQFYFRTTDVTGTVVLPEGTEMVMPGDNITMEVELLAPIAMDEGLRFAIREGGRTVGAGVVASIVE
- the rpsJ gene encoding 30S ribosomal protein S10, with the translated sequence MEHQNIRIRLKAFDHRVLDQSAGEIINTAKRTGADVRGPIPLPTRIEKFTVLRSPFIDKKSREQFEIRTHKRVLDIIDPTPQTVDALMKLDLAAGVDVEIKL
- the rplC gene encoding 50S ribosomal protein L3 translates to MRTGLIAQKVGMSRVFADDGRHIPVTVLKVDNCQVVSQRTEEKDGYCAIQLGVGNAKVKRVSKAMRGHFAAAKVEPKRRLEEFRIPADAMVDVGAELSAAHFVAGQYVDVSGTSIGKGFAGAMKRHNFSGLRASHGVSISHRSHGSTGQCQDPGRVFKGKKMAGHMGAVQVTTQNLEVVSTDSERGLILIKGAVPGSKGGYVRIFDSVKRTNTLELPFPAALVGDEAPVEEEVVEEVATEEVVAEEAIVEEAVVEAPAEETPAEEAPVEEAPAEDAETKEE
- the rplD gene encoding 50S ribosomal protein L4, with protein sequence MKCDVISLENKKVGSVDLDEAVFGTAVRADLMSRYVNWQLAKRRSGNHKVKTRSEVQGTTAKPFKQKGTGNARQGSKRAPQLRGGGVVFGPHVRDHGFGLQKKVRRLALKSALSSKQAEGKLVVLDNAKMKNPKTADLIKNLGKLGWGKALVIDGNELDNNFQLAARNVMGLNVLPSQGANVYDILRSDTLVLTKDAIDKLVERLK
- a CDS encoding 50S ribosomal protein L23, with protein sequence MSLSKYNGKANPSPERKFELLRAPIITEKSTLLSEFNQVSFRVPMDASKPEIKAAVEDLFKVNVTAVNTLIAKGKTKKFRGRAGKRIDTKKAIITLAEGQSIDVSTGV
- the rplB gene encoding 50S ribosomal protein L2; this encodes MALKQFKPTTPGRRGLVLVSREGLWKGKPERALTEGLRKKGGRNNTGRITARRRGGGHKRRYRIIDFKRNKLDVVGTVERLEYDPNRTAFIALINYDDGERAYIIAPQRLTVGDKVVSGEQVDIKPGNAMPMKNIPVGTIIHNVELKLGKGAQIARSAGTYVQLIGKDQGYAQLRLSSGELRMVRGECMATIGAVSNPDQQNIKLGKAGRNRWLGKRPSVRGVAMNPVDHPHGGGEGRTSGGRHPVTPWGKPTKGKRTRSNKKTDRMIMRRRRSKK
- the rpsS gene encoding 30S ribosomal protein S19; its protein translation is MARSIWKGPFVDGYLLKKAETSRASGRNEVIKTWSRRSTILPQFVGLTFGVYNGRKFIPVLITEDMIGHKMGEFSPTRTYLGHTADKKARRI
- the rplV gene encoding 50S ribosomal protein L22, which codes for MGKKSAPRPYADNEAMAYSKHMRVSAQKLNLVATQIRGMDCETAMAELQFSKRRIAGDVKKVLESAIANAENNHDLDVDRLFVAEATVGRTMVMKRWRARARGRTGKILKPFSNLRVIVREREETV
- the rpsC gene encoding 30S ribosomal protein S3, encoding MGQKVNPISLRLGIIRTWDSRWYAEDNYAEFLHEDLSIRKYLMERLAQAGVSKVVIERPAKKARITVHTARPGVIIGKKGADIEILRKDISKLTGSEVHVNIVEIRKPEIDAQLVAANVAQQMERRVSVRRAMKRVVQSAMRLGAEGIRIYCSGRLGGAEIARDVWYHEGRVPLHTFRAHIDYGTATARTTYGACGVKVWIYKGEIMAHDPMAMEKQVIESQPAR
- the rplP gene encoding 50S ribosomal protein L16, encoding MLSPKRTKYRKAHKGRIHGNAKGGTELNFGAYGLKATTPERVTARQIEAARRAMTRHMKRAGRVWIRIFPDVPVSKKPPEVRQGKGKGSVEFWAARVKPGRIMFEVDGVSMAVAKKAFELAAAKLPLGTRFVTRLGEED
- the rpmC gene encoding 50S ribosomal protein L29 — translated: MKPADLRANSDDQLKDELIGLRKESFNLRFQAASGQLENTARCRQVSRGIARIKTILGERDNASKAAS
- the rpsQ gene encoding 30S ribosomal protein S17, producing MPKRILQGVVVSDKMDKTVTVKVERRFKHPLYKKFIRRSKKYAAHDENNVVKIGDVVRIRECRPISKRKTWEVVTETA
- the rplN gene encoding 50S ribosomal protein L14, translated to MIQVETNLAVADNSGARRVQCIKVLGGSKRRYASVGDVIVVSIKEAIPRARVKKGDVVQAVVVRTAKDINREDGTTIRFDNNAAVLINKQGEPIGTRIFGPVTRELRAKKYMKIISLAPEVL
- the rplX gene encoding 50S ribosomal protein L24 is translated as MAQKMRMKKGDQVIVRTGKDKGKSGEVLRTIPKENRALVQGVNMIKRHTRPTQASAGGIVEKEATIHISNLAQIDPKDSKPTRTGVKVLKDGRRVRFAKRSGEVIDK
- the rplE gene encoding 50S ribosomal protein L5, producing MARLQEHYETTIRPTLQDEYKYKSSMQVPKLEKIVLNMGVGEASQDKKLIKGALEDMALISGQKPVVTKAKKSIATYKLRDGMTVGCKVTLRNERMYEFLDRLVNIALPRVRDFRGLNGKSFDGKGNYAMGVKEQIIFPEIDYDKVDRVRGMDIIICTTANSDDEARSLLRGFDLPFKGEATGENK
- the rpsN gene encoding 30S ribosomal protein S14; this encodes MAKKSVVERNKKRERLAAKFASRRASLKAQAKDPALSLEERFEARLKLAEIPRNASPVRQRLRCKLSGRPRGNYRKFKLSRIALRDLASTGQIPGMVKSSW
- the rpsH gene encoding 30S ribosomal protein S8, whose translation is MSMTDPLGDMLTRIRNGQQARKSTVLAPASKLRSNVLEVLKREGFIRGFSQEEIRPGINELTIELKYHEGDPVIREISRVSTPGCRVYSKIKDLTRVYNGLGISILSTPRGVMSDAEARDANVGGEVLCQVF
- the rplF gene encoding 50S ribosomal protein L6, whose protein sequence is MSRIGNNPVEVPEGVDVAVVGQQVTAKGKLGEISFTLSDDVDISREENKVLVKPRGTSIRARKMWGTARAVINNLVVGVSEGFTRNLEINGVGYRAQIQGSELIMQLGYSHEVRHPVPEGITIKCPDQTHITIEGVDKQKVGQTAAEIRAYRPPEPYKGKGIKYADEYVRRKEGKKK
- the rplR gene encoding 50S ribosomal protein L18, with the translated sequence MAHSKQLFERRKGRNRVQIRRAGGSRPRLSVFRSGKHIYAQIIDDTQGVTLAAASSVDKDLRTKVKTGADKTAATEVGKLVAERAVKAGIKDVVFDRGGYKYHGRVKALADAAREAGLSF
- the rpsE gene encoding 30S ribosomal protein S5, translating into MAQTPTPKRDDRRPGRGRGRNKEEQSRDDELIDKLVHINRVAKVVKGGRRFSFAALVVAGDGSGRVGFGTGKAREVPEAIRKATDQAKREMIHVPLRDGRTLHHDVEGNFGAGKVVLRSAPPGTGIIAGGPMRAVFEAMGVQDVVTKSIGTANPHNMIKATFKALQNSSSPRSVAARRGKKVSEIVARRGGGAATAAVKEQADG